A window of the Planococcus citri chromosome 4, ihPlaCitr1.1, whole genome shotgun sequence genome harbors these coding sequences:
- the Imp gene encoding insulin-like growth factor 2 mRNA-binding protein 1 isoform X13: MLCRAVAPTSSSIQFADLTSSAKIIGCNNTSAKVVISNLPGNARIEDLEQLLAPYGQPQNYEKLGTKEGPTQAVQISFDTPEQAQQVITELNNTEFEGNKLRVETPMERRNNRGPGGPRNTRNAAGFGPPSRTTDFPLRILVPSEMVGAIIGRQGSTIRQITQQSRASVLCNRVDVHRKENIGSVEKSITIYGNPENCTQACKKILEVMQQEAANTTKTPEITLKILAHNNLIGRIIGKGGNTIKRIMQETDTKIAVSSESVCSINEISTFNLERIITVKGAIENMSKAEALISAKLRQSYENDLQAMVVSKPSAMMFPGLPPMAMMATPGVGFVPRGGPPNYQPPLYSAGPAPYPRICQFEPPPPAYGVSQQDSQVREMDDNALENVYLYIPNNAVGAIIGTKGSQIRNMIRFSNASIKIASPEGDKADSNERKVTIVGTPEAQWKAQYMIFEKMREEGFSNGLEDVRLTVEIMVPSSQVGRIIGRGGQNVRELQRLTGSNIKLPDISSNAPSSGNEEETTVHIIGTFIAVQSAQRRIRSMTTPIGRPPRARGPPPEQQQ; this comes from the exons CGGTTGTAATAACACCAGCGCCAAAGTGGTAATATCCAATCTGCCCGGAAATGCACGAATCGAAGATTTGGAACAATTATTAGCGCCGTACGGACAAcctcaaaattatgaaaaactcgGCACCAAAGAAGGACCAACGCAAGCTGTGCAGATTTCTTTCGATACGCCGGAACAGGCGCAACA aGTGATAACCGAATTAAACAATACGGAATTCGAAGGTAACAAGTTACGCGTCGAGACGCCCATGGAACGTAGAAATAATCGCGGTCCCGGTGGCCCGAGAAATACCCGAAATGCGGCCGGATTTGGGCCACCATCCAGAACGACCGATTTCCCCTTACGTATTCTGGTACCTAGTGAAATGGTTGGTGCTATTATTGGTAGACAGGGTTCTACAATTAGACAGATTACGCAACAAAGCAGAGCCAG TGTTTTATGCAACAGGGTAGACGTACATAGAAAGGAGAATATCGGCTCGGTCGAGAAATCTATTACCATTTATGGAAACCCCGAAAACTGTACGCAAGCGTGTAAGAAAATTCTAGAAGTTATGCAACAAGAAGCCGCAAATACGACTAAAACTCC TGAaattacgttgaaaattttggcacatAATAATCTAATTGGAAGAATTATAGGTAAAGGTGGAAACACGATAAAGAGGATTATGCAAGAAACCGACACCAAAATAGCCGTATCAAG TGAATCTGTTTGCAGTATCAACGAAATAAGTACCTTTAATTTGGAACGAATTATAACAGTAAAAGGCGCCATCGAAAACATGTCCAAAGCGGAAGCTTTGATCAGTGCTAAGTTACGTCAAAGCTATGAGAACGATTTACAAGCGATGGTTGTAAGTAAA CCTTCAGCGATGATGTTCCCCGGTTTACCACCGATGGCTATGATGGCTACGCCGGGCGTCGGTTTCGTGCCGCGAGGGGGCCCGCCGAACTATCAGCCACCGCTATACAGCGCCGGACCGGCGCCCTATCCGCGAATATGCCAATTCGAACCGCCTCCGCCAGCCTATGGGGTCTCGCAGCAAGACTCACAAGTACGAGAGATGGATGATAATGCATTG GAAAATGTGTACTTGTACATACCGAATAACGCTGTCGGCGCTATCATCGGCACCAAAGGATCGCAGATTAGGAATATGATTAGATTTAGCAACGCCAGTATCAAAATCGCCTCACCCGAAGGAGACAAGGCCGACAGTAACGAACGTAAAGTTACCATCGTCGGTACGCCCGAGGCCCAATGGAAG GCCCAgtatatgatttttgaaaaaatgcggGAAGAAGGCTTTTCAAACGGTTTAGAAGATGTCCGTCTAACGGTGGAGATAATGGTTCCAAGTTCCCAGGTGGGACGTATCATCGGCAGAGGCGGACAAAACGTTAGAGAATTACAACGACTGACCGGATCCAATATCAAATTACCGGATATCTCGTCGAATGCTCCGTCATCCGGTAACGAAGAAGAAACCACCGTGCATATTATTGGAACCTTTATCGCTGTACAg TCTGCTCAGAGACGTATACGTTCAATGACCACGCCAATCGGGCGACCACCAAGAGCTCGTGGCCCGCCGCCCGAACAACAACAGTAA
- the Imp gene encoding insulin-like growth factor 2 mRNA-binding protein 1 isoform X12 — MRVPVPVPCTNLFGTQLVIEPAISLNGTFFKKRGCNNTSAKVVISNLPGNARIEDLEQLLAPYGQPQNYEKLGTKEGPTQAVQISFDTPEQAQQVITELNNTEFEGNKLRVETPMERRNNRGPGGPRNTRNAAGFGPPSRTTDFPLRILVPSEMVGAIIGRQGSTIRQITQQSRASVLCNRVDVHRKENIGSVEKSITIYGNPENCTQACKKILEVMQQEAANTTKTPEITLKILAHNNLIGRIIGKGGNTIKRIMQETDTKIAVSSESVCSINEISTFNLERIITVKGAIENMSKAEALISAKLRQSYENDLQAMVVSKPSAMMFPGLPPMAMMATPGVGFVPRGGPPNYQPPLYSAGPAPYPRICQFEPPPPAYGVSQQDSQVREMDDNALENVYLYIPNNAVGAIIGTKGSQIRNMIRFSNASIKIASPEGDKADSNERKVTIVGTPEAQWKAQYMIFEKMREEGFSNGLEDVRLTVEIMVPSSQVGRIIGRGGQNVRELQRLTGSNIKLPDISSNAPSSGNEEETTVHIIGTFIAVQSAQRRIRSMTTPIGRPPRARGPPPEQQQ, encoded by the exons CGGTTGTAATAACACCAGCGCCAAAGTGGTAATATCCAATCTGCCCGGAAATGCACGAATCGAAGATTTGGAACAATTATTAGCGCCGTACGGACAAcctcaaaattatgaaaaactcgGCACCAAAGAAGGACCAACGCAAGCTGTGCAGATTTCTTTCGATACGCCGGAACAGGCGCAACA aGTGATAACCGAATTAAACAATACGGAATTCGAAGGTAACAAGTTACGCGTCGAGACGCCCATGGAACGTAGAAATAATCGCGGTCCCGGTGGCCCGAGAAATACCCGAAATGCGGCCGGATTTGGGCCACCATCCAGAACGACCGATTTCCCCTTACGTATTCTGGTACCTAGTGAAATGGTTGGTGCTATTATTGGTAGACAGGGTTCTACAATTAGACAGATTACGCAACAAAGCAGAGCCAG TGTTTTATGCAACAGGGTAGACGTACATAGAAAGGAGAATATCGGCTCGGTCGAGAAATCTATTACCATTTATGGAAACCCCGAAAACTGTACGCAAGCGTGTAAGAAAATTCTAGAAGTTATGCAACAAGAAGCCGCAAATACGACTAAAACTCC TGAaattacgttgaaaattttggcacatAATAATCTAATTGGAAGAATTATAGGTAAAGGTGGAAACACGATAAAGAGGATTATGCAAGAAACCGACACCAAAATAGCCGTATCAAG TGAATCTGTTTGCAGTATCAACGAAATAAGTACCTTTAATTTGGAACGAATTATAACAGTAAAAGGCGCCATCGAAAACATGTCCAAAGCGGAAGCTTTGATCAGTGCTAAGTTACGTCAAAGCTATGAGAACGATTTACAAGCGATGGTTGTAAGTAAA CCTTCAGCGATGATGTTCCCCGGTTTACCACCGATGGCTATGATGGCTACGCCGGGCGTCGGTTTCGTGCCGCGAGGGGGCCCGCCGAACTATCAGCCACCGCTATACAGCGCCGGACCGGCGCCCTATCCGCGAATATGCCAATTCGAACCGCCTCCGCCAGCCTATGGGGTCTCGCAGCAAGACTCACAAGTACGAGAGATGGATGATAATGCATTG GAAAATGTGTACTTGTACATACCGAATAACGCTGTCGGCGCTATCATCGGCACCAAAGGATCGCAGATTAGGAATATGATTAGATTTAGCAACGCCAGTATCAAAATCGCCTCACCCGAAGGAGACAAGGCCGACAGTAACGAACGTAAAGTTACCATCGTCGGTACGCCCGAGGCCCAATGGAAG GCCCAgtatatgatttttgaaaaaatgcggGAAGAAGGCTTTTCAAACGGTTTAGAAGATGTCCGTCTAACGGTGGAGATAATGGTTCCAAGTTCCCAGGTGGGACGTATCATCGGCAGAGGCGGACAAAACGTTAGAGAATTACAACGACTGACCGGATCCAATATCAAATTACCGGATATCTCGTCGAATGCTCCGTCATCCGGTAACGAAGAAGAAACCACCGTGCATATTATTGGAACCTTTATCGCTGTACAg TCTGCTCAGAGACGTATACGTTCAATGACCACGCCAATCGGGCGACCACCAAGAGCTCGTGGCCCGCCGCCCGAACAACAACAGTAA